The Sorangiineae bacterium MSr11954 DNA segment TCCTCGCCATGGTCTTCAAGCCGCTCGAAGAGCTGCGGAAGGAAGGCGAGCAAGGCCAGCGCAAGATCAACCAGTACACGCGCTACGGCACGATCGTTCTGTCGGTCGTGCAGGCCTTCAGCATCGCCATGAGCCTCGAGGCGCTCAACAACCAGGACCTGTCCGACAGCGCTCGGGTGGGTGACGTGGTGGTGCACGCCGGCTGGGGCTTCCGCATCATGAGCGTGATCACGCTCACCACCGGCACCGCGTTCATGATGTGGGTCGGCGAGCAGATCACCGAGCGGGGCATCGGCAACGGCATCTCGCTCATCATCTTCGCGGGCATCGTCGACGGCATCCCGAGCGGCCTGTTTCAGTACTTCGCGACGAACAAGGGCAACATCCAGCCGCTGAACCTGGCGGCGGTCGCCGCGGTCGTCTTGGCCACGGTGGCCACCATCGTGTTCTTCGAGCGCGGGCAACGCCGCATCCCCATCTTTTACGCGCGCCGCACCGTGGGTCGGCGGGTGTACGGGGGCCAGACGGCGCACTTGCCGCTGCGCGTGAACACGGCGGGAACGATTCCGCCGATCTTCGCCTCGTCGCTGCTGATGTTCCCGGCCACCCTCGCGAACTTCAAGATCCCCGGCATGGCGCAGCTCCAGACGGCGCTCCAACGCGGCGACTGGGTGTTCAACGTCTTCTATGTCGGGCTGATCATCTTCTTCTGCTACTTCTACACCGCCATCACCTTCCAGCCGGTCGATGTGGCGGACAATCTGAAGAAGCAGCAGGCCTTTATCCCCAGCATCCGCCAGGGAAAGCAAACGGCCGATTACATCGACCACGTCATGTCGCGGCTCACCTTCGGTGGCTCGCTCTACGTGGCGGCGGTCTGCATCGTACCGTCGATCATCAGCGAAGCATTTCACGTTCCGTTTCGTTGGGGTGGGACCTCGATCATGATCGTGGTGGGCGTCGCCATCGACACCGTGAACCAGATCGAAGCGCACCTCATCACGCGCAACTACGAAGGGCTGTCGGGTTCGGGCGGCAAGGCCACCCGCATCCGCGGCAGAAGGGACGTCTAATCATGCGACTCGTGTTGGTTGGACCTCCGGGCGCGGGTAAAGGCACCCAAGCGAAAATCATCTGCGCGAACCAAGGTATCCCGCAGATTTCGACGGGCGACATGCTTCGCGCGGCCAAGGCGGCCGGCAAGCTGCCGAAGGATTTGGTCGAGAAGATGGCGGCGGGCGGCCTGGTGCCGGACGAAGTCGTCCTCGATCTGGTGGATGCGCGGGTGGAAGAGCCCGACTGCAAGCCCGGATTCCTCCTCGACGGTTTTCCGCGCACGGCGCCCCAGGCGACCGGCCTCGACAAGGTGCTCGGCAAGCACGACACCGAGCTCGACGTGGTTCTGGCCATCGACGTGCCGTCCGAGCTCCTCCAAGAGCGCGCTGTGTTGCGCCGCACGGATAAACGCACTGGACAGATTTACCATTTGAAGTACAACCCCC contains these protein-coding regions:
- the secY gene encoding preprotein translocase subunit SecY; amino-acid sequence: MALFSGFANIGKVPELRKRLLFTLVMLAVYRIGVFVTIPGVDRNVMQAVVNKQGGGLLGMLNMFSGGALGNLSIFALGIMPYVSASIVLQLLAMVFKPLEELRKEGEQGQRKINQYTRYGTIVLSVVQAFSIAMSLEALNNQDLSDSARVGDVVVHAGWGFRIMSVITLTTGTAFMMWVGEQITERGIGNGISLIIFAGIVDGIPSGLFQYFATNKGNIQPLNLAAVAAVVLATVATIVFFERGQRRIPIFYARRTVGRRVYGGQTAHLPLRVNTAGTIPPIFASSLLMFPATLANFKIPGMAQLQTALQRGDWVFNVFYVGLIIFFCYFYTAITFQPVDVADNLKKQQAFIPSIRQGKQTADYIDHVMSRLTFGGSLYVAAVCIVPSIISEAFHVPFRWGGTSIMIVVGVAIDTVNQIEAHLITRNYEGLSGSGGKATRIRGRRDV
- a CDS encoding adenylate kinase; this translates as MRLVLVGPPGAGKGTQAKIICANQGIPQISTGDMLRAAKAAGKLPKDLVEKMAAGGLVPDEVVLDLVDARVEEPDCKPGFLLDGFPRTAPQATGLDKVLGKHDTELDVVLAIDVPSELLQERAVLRRTDKRTGQIYHLKYNPPPAGAELEHRPDDQEEVVVKRLSTYEAMTAELLPFYEKRGKLKRVSGVGTVEEVTERVFAALGISLDKGRAERA